In Xiphophorus hellerii strain 12219 chromosome 13, Xiphophorus_hellerii-4.1, whole genome shotgun sequence, the following proteins share a genomic window:
- the LOC116731200 gene encoding bcl-2/adenovirus E1B 19 kDa-interacting protein 2-like protein isoform X1: MESTGEEHEEETSRIILGDENSETSHQDTADENISTTKTTTTDDEETRGRVVMATPDGDSVGEEEGRVETPAVDEEGGIQQMSESQAAEQSEESEQKPLTPSRARPAPPSSLNLSGDRQMKKKVLAAPTLSLSLGGSESITSDDLQSTFLSPSPEDAEDTTLDFDLDALETPSDSESLHFPLYDLDLEDDMRRLGVASHRLRASGSRPRSGSGAGSLPGPDQFGLGVLEREDVVDSEGTRWRCFTTGDPPQESRVNMSVLEPYLRVLSHGGYYGDGEDDIIVFSSCYLPENSLENYQYVMDNLFRFVIGTLELMVAENYVIVYLCAGGQKEKLPGIGWLKECYTTIDRRLRKNLKGFYVVHPTWYIKIVVTIIKPFISSKFSRKLQFVNTLQELSLFIPTEHVQIPDCVRQYDQNESS; encoded by the exons ATGGAGTCCACAGGAGAAGAACACGAAGAAGAAACGTCCAG GATAATTTTGGGAGATGAAAACTCTGAAACCAGCCACCAAGACActgcagatgaaaacatttctactacaaaaaccacaacaacag ATGATGAGGAAACAAGAGGAAGAGTTGTCATGGCAACGCCAGATGGGGACTCAGTAG GTGAGGAGGAAGGAAGAGTAGAAACACCTGCTGTAGATGAAGAGG gAGGGATCCAGCAGATGTCTGAAAGCCAGGCAG CTGAGCAATCTGAGGAATCAGAGCAGAAACCGTTAACACCCAGCAGAGCGAGACCAG CTCCGCCCAGCAGTCTGAATCTGTCTGGGGATCGACAAATGAAGAAGAAAGTGCTGGCAGCTCCAACTCTGAGTCTGTCATTAG GCGGCAGCGAGTCGATAACGTCTGATGACCTGCAGTCCACCTTTCTCTCCCCGTCCCCTGAGGATGCAGAGGACACGACACTGGATTTTGATTTGGACGCCTTGGAGACGCCATCCGATAGCGAATCCCTGCACTTCCCCCTCTATGACCTGGATCTGGAAG aTGACATGCGGCGACTCGGTGTGGCCTCCCATCGCCTCAGAGCGTCTGGGTCCAGACCCAGGTCGGGTTCTGGAGCTGGTTCTCTACCAGGGCCTGATCAGTTTGGACTGGGAGTCTTGGAAAGGGAGGATGTGGTGGACAGCGAAGgcaccaggtggcgctgcttCACAACAGGTGACCCTCCTCAGGAGTCAAGGGTCAACATGAGCGTCCTGGAGCCGTATCTCAGAGTTCTGTCACACGGAG GTTACTATGGAGACGGTGAGGACGACATCATCGTGTTTTCCTCCTGTTACCTCCCGGAGAACAGTCTGGAGAACTACCAGTACGTGATGGACAACCTCTTCAG GTTTGTCATTGGGACTCTGGAGCTGATGGTGGCAGAAAATTATGTGATAGTTTATCTTTGTGCTGGAGGGCAGAAGGAAAAACTTCCAGGAATCGGCTGGCTTAAGGAGTGTTACACCACCATCGACCGCAG GTTAAGGAAGAACCTGAAGGGTTTCTACGTGGTCCATCCCACCTGGTACATCAAAATCGTCGTCACCATCATCAAACCCTTCATCAG ctCCAAGTTCAGCAGAAAGCTTCAGTTCGTCAACACGCTTCAGGAGCTTTCTCTCTTCATCCCCACTGAGCATGTGCAGATCCCAGACTGCGTCCGACA GTACGACCAGAACGAGTCCAGTTGA
- the LOC116731200 gene encoding protein prune homolog 2 isoform X3, which yields MESTGEEHEEETSRIILGDENSETSHQDTADENISTTKTTTTDDEETRGRVVMATPDGDSVGEEEGRVETPAVDEEGGIQQMSESQAAEQSEESEQKPLTPSRARPAPPSSLNLSGDRQMKKKVLAAPTLSLSLGGSESITSDDLQSTFLSPSPEDAEDTTLDFDLDALETPSDSESLHFPLYDLDLEDDMRRLGVASHRLRASGSRPRSGSGAGSLPGPDQFGLGVLEREDVVDSEGTRWRCFTTGYYGDGEDDIIVFSSCYLPENSLENYQYVMDNLFRFVIGTLELMVAENYVIVYLCAGGQKEKLPGIGWLKECYTTIDRRLRKNLKGFYVVHPTWYIKIVVTIIKPFISSKFSRKLQFVNTLQELSLFIPTEHVQIPDCVRQYDQNESS from the exons ATGGAGTCCACAGGAGAAGAACACGAAGAAGAAACGTCCAG GATAATTTTGGGAGATGAAAACTCTGAAACCAGCCACCAAGACActgcagatgaaaacatttctactacaaaaaccacaacaacag ATGATGAGGAAACAAGAGGAAGAGTTGTCATGGCAACGCCAGATGGGGACTCAGTAG GTGAGGAGGAAGGAAGAGTAGAAACACCTGCTGTAGATGAAGAGG gAGGGATCCAGCAGATGTCTGAAAGCCAGGCAG CTGAGCAATCTGAGGAATCAGAGCAGAAACCGTTAACACCCAGCAGAGCGAGACCAG CTCCGCCCAGCAGTCTGAATCTGTCTGGGGATCGACAAATGAAGAAGAAAGTGCTGGCAGCTCCAACTCTGAGTCTGTCATTAG GCGGCAGCGAGTCGATAACGTCTGATGACCTGCAGTCCACCTTTCTCTCCCCGTCCCCTGAGGATGCAGAGGACACGACACTGGATTTTGATTTGGACGCCTTGGAGACGCCATCCGATAGCGAATCCCTGCACTTCCCCCTCTATGACCTGGATCTGGAAG aTGACATGCGGCGACTCGGTGTGGCCTCCCATCGCCTCAGAGCGTCTGGGTCCAGACCCAGGTCGGGTTCTGGAGCTGGTTCTCTACCAGGGCCTGATCAGTTTGGACTGGGAGTCTTGGAAAGGGAGGATGTGGTGGACAGCGAAGgcaccaggtggcgctgcttCACAACAG GTTACTATGGAGACGGTGAGGACGACATCATCGTGTTTTCCTCCTGTTACCTCCCGGAGAACAGTCTGGAGAACTACCAGTACGTGATGGACAACCTCTTCAG GTTTGTCATTGGGACTCTGGAGCTGATGGTGGCAGAAAATTATGTGATAGTTTATCTTTGTGCTGGAGGGCAGAAGGAAAAACTTCCAGGAATCGGCTGGCTTAAGGAGTGTTACACCACCATCGACCGCAG GTTAAGGAAGAACCTGAAGGGTTTCTACGTGGTCCATCCCACCTGGTACATCAAAATCGTCGTCACCATCATCAAACCCTTCATCAG ctCCAAGTTCAGCAGAAAGCTTCAGTTCGTCAACACGCTTCAGGAGCTTTCTCTCTTCATCCCCACTGAGCATGTGCAGATCCCAGACTGCGTCCGACA GTACGACCAGAACGAGTCCAGTTGA
- the psmb4 gene encoding proteasome subunit beta type-4, protein MEPSGLKLNFWENGPKPGQFYSFPGTSSTGSGTSCGPVRHTLNPMVTGTSVLGVKFTGGVIIAADMLGSYGSLARFRNISRLMKVNDNTILGASGDYADYQYLKQVIEQMVIDEELLGDGHSYSPKAIHSWLTRVMYNRRSKMNPLWNTVVIGGFYNGESFLGYVDKLGVAYEAPTVATGFGAYLAQPLMREVVENKADISKQEARDLVERCLKVLYYRDARSYNRHEIAIVTEEGVEIIGPLSSETNWDIAHLVSGFE, encoded by the exons ATGGAGCCCAGCGGACTAAAGCTAAACTTCTGGGAGAACGGACCAAAGCCCGGGCAGTTTTATTCTTTCCCTGGCACCAGCAGCACCGGGTCCGGAACATCATGCGGCCCGGTTAGACACACACT TAACCCGATGGTAACTGGAACATCGGTGCTCGGTGTGAAGTTCACAGGCGGCGTCATCATCGCGGCGGACATGTTGGGTTCTTATGGCTCTCTGGCTCGGTTCAGGAACATTTCCCGCCTCATGAAG gtGAACGACAACACCATCCTGGGAGCATCAGGGGACTACGCTGACTATCAGTACCTGAAGCAGGTCATTGAACAGATGGT CATCGATGAGGAGCTGCTCGGAGACGGCCACAGCTACAGTCCGAAGGCCATCCACTCCTGGCTGACCAGAGTGATGTACAACCGCCGGAGCAAAATGAATCCTCTGTGGAACACCGTGGTCATCGGAGGTTTCTACAACGGGGAAAG TTTTCTGGGTTATGTGGACAAGCTGGGCGTTGCTTACGAGGCTCCAACAGTCGCCACCGGGTTTGGAGCGTACCTGGCTCAG CCTCTGATGAGGGAGGTGGTGGAGAACAAGGCGGACATCAGCAAGCAGGAAGCCCGGGATCTGGTGGAGCGCTGCCTCAAAGTGCTTTACTACAGAGACGCTCGCTCCTACAACAGG CATGAAATTGCCATCGTGACCGAGGAGGGCGTGGAAATCATCGGCCCTCTGTCATCAGAAACCAACTGGGACATTGCTCATTTGGTCAG CGGGTTTGAATGA
- the LOC116731200 gene encoding bcl-2/adenovirus E1B 19 kDa-interacting protein 2-like protein isoform X2 gives MESTGEEHEEETSRIILGDENSETSHQDTADENISTTKTTTDDEETRGRVVMATPDGDSVGEEEGRVETPAVDEEGGIQQMSESQAAEQSEESEQKPLTPSRARPAPPSSLNLSGDRQMKKKVLAAPTLSLSLGGSESITSDDLQSTFLSPSPEDAEDTTLDFDLDALETPSDSESLHFPLYDLDLEDDMRRLGVASHRLRASGSRPRSGSGAGSLPGPDQFGLGVLEREDVVDSEGTRWRCFTTGDPPQESRVNMSVLEPYLRVLSHGGYYGDGEDDIIVFSSCYLPENSLENYQYVMDNLFRFVIGTLELMVAENYVIVYLCAGGQKEKLPGIGWLKECYTTIDRRLRKNLKGFYVVHPTWYIKIVVTIIKPFISSKFSRKLQFVNTLQELSLFIPTEHVQIPDCVRQYDQNESS, from the exons ATGGAGTCCACAGGAGAAGAACACGAAGAAGAAACGTCCAG GATAATTTTGGGAGATGAAAACTCTGAAACCAGCCACCAAGACActgcagatgaaaacatttctactacaaaaacca CAACAGATGATGAGGAAACAAGAGGAAGAGTTGTCATGGCAACGCCAGATGGGGACTCAGTAG GTGAGGAGGAAGGAAGAGTAGAAACACCTGCTGTAGATGAAGAGG gAGGGATCCAGCAGATGTCTGAAAGCCAGGCAG CTGAGCAATCTGAGGAATCAGAGCAGAAACCGTTAACACCCAGCAGAGCGAGACCAG CTCCGCCCAGCAGTCTGAATCTGTCTGGGGATCGACAAATGAAGAAGAAAGTGCTGGCAGCTCCAACTCTGAGTCTGTCATTAG GCGGCAGCGAGTCGATAACGTCTGATGACCTGCAGTCCACCTTTCTCTCCCCGTCCCCTGAGGATGCAGAGGACACGACACTGGATTTTGATTTGGACGCCTTGGAGACGCCATCCGATAGCGAATCCCTGCACTTCCCCCTCTATGACCTGGATCTGGAAG aTGACATGCGGCGACTCGGTGTGGCCTCCCATCGCCTCAGAGCGTCTGGGTCCAGACCCAGGTCGGGTTCTGGAGCTGGTTCTCTACCAGGGCCTGATCAGTTTGGACTGGGAGTCTTGGAAAGGGAGGATGTGGTGGACAGCGAAGgcaccaggtggcgctgcttCACAACAGGTGACCCTCCTCAGGAGTCAAGGGTCAACATGAGCGTCCTGGAGCCGTATCTCAGAGTTCTGTCACACGGAG GTTACTATGGAGACGGTGAGGACGACATCATCGTGTTTTCCTCCTGTTACCTCCCGGAGAACAGTCTGGAGAACTACCAGTACGTGATGGACAACCTCTTCAG GTTTGTCATTGGGACTCTGGAGCTGATGGTGGCAGAAAATTATGTGATAGTTTATCTTTGTGCTGGAGGGCAGAAGGAAAAACTTCCAGGAATCGGCTGGCTTAAGGAGTGTTACACCACCATCGACCGCAG GTTAAGGAAGAACCTGAAGGGTTTCTACGTGGTCCATCCCACCTGGTACATCAAAATCGTCGTCACCATCATCAAACCCTTCATCAG ctCCAAGTTCAGCAGAAAGCTTCAGTTCGTCAACACGCTTCAGGAGCTTTCTCTCTTCATCCCCACTGAGCATGTGCAGATCCCAGACTGCGTCCGACA GTACGACCAGAACGAGTCCAGTTGA